The sequence TGACATTAAAGAATATCGAGCTACAGCGAGTTATTGAAGAAGAACGGGACGAACTAGCGAAGGTTCGGCTTAACTATCGAGAGAAAGAAATACAGATGAAGCAAAAGATTACAGATCTGAAAAGGCAAAACTTAGAAACAATATATAATCTTAATCGACAAGCTAAAGAACAGATAGTCAACAAAGAAGAGTATAATATTGGAATAAAAAGCAAAGCTCAGTATGAATTAGCAACTGAAGATTATGAATTTAATAAAGAAAAGACCAAGTTGTTGCAAGAAGGATTAACTCGCGATTCAATTCTCAATACAATTCAATTAGATTTATTACGCAATGACCTATCTCGTGCTGAAAAACGTTTTGCTCGTAGTCTTGAACGATTAGAAAATTTAGTTGTTCGCGCTCCTATTGATGGACAATTAAGCTCTATAAATGTAATACCAGGAGAAAAAATATCTGCGGGCTCAAGCATTGGGGAATTAAAGATAATAGACGAAATAAAAATAAGTACAAGAGTAAATGAATATTATATAGATAGAGTAACTTTGGGCTTGCCAGCTACAATTACTTATCAAGGAGAAAAATTTCCTTTGAAAATAACTCGTATTAATCCAGAGATAAAAGACCGTCAATTTGAAGTTGATCTTTTATTTACAGATAAACAGATTGAAAACATACGGATAGGCAAAAGTTATCGTTTACAAATTGAGTTGGAACAACCCGAAGAGGCTTTGGTTGTATCGAAAGGGAATTTTTTTCAGGTTACAGGC is a genomic window of Dysgonomonadaceae bacterium PH5-43 containing:
- a CDS encoding RND family efflux transporter MFP subunit (product_source=TIGR01730; cath_funfam=2.40.50.100; cog=COG0845; pfam=PF13437; superfamily=111369; tigrfam=TIGR01730; transmembrane_helix_parts=Inside_1_15,TMhelix_16_38,Outside_39_416), which encodes MDIQLKKKHWIVRYKYYLIGGGIFIGFLIYLLIVSTAPRRLSYDVDKLEIIEVTKDRFMEYLDVEGIVQPKMTIRVNSNEAGTVDSIITDNGSLLKEGDIIMTLKNIELQRVIEEERDELAKVRLNYREKEIQMKQKITDLKRQNLETIYNLNRQAKEQIVNKEEYNIGIKSKAQYELATEDYEFNKEKTKLLQEGLTRDSILNTIQLDLLRNDLSRAEKRFARSLERLENLVVRAPIDGQLSSINVIPGEKISAGSSIGELKIIDEIKISTRVNEYYIDRVTLGLPATITYQGEKFPLKITRINPEIKDRQFEVDLLFTDKQIENIRIGKSYRLQIELEQPEEALVVSKGNFFQVTGGQWVFKVNDSGSKAIRVPISIGRQNPRQYEILEGLQSGDKIIVSGYDNFGEVQEIILK